The Gemmatimonadota bacterium genomic sequence TCACTCGTCAGCCGACGCAGCGGGACCGATGGGGCGTTGAAGTTCACGGCGATCCCCTCGGCGCCCCCGTCCGTCAGCGGCAGGACGTAGGCGTCGTCGCGCTCCACCACGATCATGGCGCGCTGGTCCGGCGCGACCCGGATGAGGGGCAGCCCAAAGTTGGATTGCGTGGTGAGGCGTGCGTGCGTGCGCTTGTCGGTCCCGTCCATCCGGAGCGAGACCAGCGCGGTGGTCTGCGTCTGCTGAAAGCCGGGCGGTCCGGGCACGGCTTCGGCGAAGTACACACGGGCCGGCCCGGCCGAGGTGGCCGTGACCAGCGACACGTACGATCCCGAGCGCGTGATGACGACCGGATCGCCCCCGTTCGCACTGACCGCCCGCAGCTCGGACATGGACGCCACGGGGCCGCCGCCGAGCGCGGCGCGCACCGGCTGCGACGTGTACACGATGCGATCGCCTTCGGGTGCCCACATCGGGCCGCTGACCGCCGCGGGGGTGCTCGTGAGTCGTTGTGGCATGCCGCTGCCATCGGCGCGCGCCTTCCACAGGAAACCGCCCAGCGAATCACTCCAGCTGGCCCAGGTGACCCACTGCCCATCGGGCGAGTACGCCGGCGAGTGCTCGCGGCCGGACGCGGTGGTCAGTCGCCGCGGCGTGCCGGCGGTGGTGCCCTGCAGGTCAACAGTGTACACCTTGCCTAACGCCGAGTATGCCAGCTGTCGGCCGTCCGGCCGCTCGGCGATCCCCTGGAGCTGGGTGACGGCCACGGGGCCATCAGCGAGGGTCAGCGGGTGGAACAACCGTTTCCCCATCCCCACCTCGACGCTGGCGGTGAAAGGGATAACGCTCACCTGCTTCGTCGCGAGGTCCACGCGCTTGATCTTGCCGCCGCCGGGAAAGACCACGGCCCTGGAGTCCGGTGTGAAGGCAAACGAAGGCAGAACATCGTTGGGAGCGTACCCCTCCTGGTCGTCGCGCTGCATCTCCGGCGCGAGCCACTGGTCGTCGTCGGTCTGCAGGTTGCGAATGCGGAGCGCCGTCTTCGTGCGCGCCCGTGTGGCGTACACGAGCCAGCGGCCATCCGGCGAGACGATGGGGCGCAGGGCGCCTCCTGCTCCGGCGGTGATCGGCCGTTCCTGGCCGGTGGTGCGGTCGAGCGCGATCACCTGGTAGGCGCCGAGGTTCTCGCCGCCGTACCCGCCGGGATGCGAGCCGAAGTAGACCATGCGACCGTCAGGCGACACGCTGGCCCCGGTGTTCGTGCTTTTCGCGTTTGGCTTTGCCGGGTACAGCTCCACGCCGCTGCCACCATCCCGGTGGTAGATCCACAGGGGCACGTTCGTCAGGTAGTTCTCGGCCGTGGGATACGGGCCGAAGCGCCGGACGATGAGGTATTGGCCATCCGGGGTCCACGTCGGCGAGGAGAGCGCGTTGTCCACCTCGCGAGTCAGGCGGCGGGCACCCGTTCCGTCGGCGTTGATGAGCCAGAGGTTGTCGCCGCCATCGCGGTCGGAGATGAAGGCGATGCTGCGCCCGTCCGGGGACCACTTCGGCATCCCGTCCCACGCCATCCCGTTCGTCAGGCGGGTGGCGGTGCCTCCGGCCATGGGCAAGGCATACAGGTCGCCGAGCAGGTCGAAGACGATGGTGCGTCCATCCGGGGAGACGTCCAGCGACATCCACGTTCCCTCGTCGGTGGTGAACCGGAGGGTGCGCTCCGCGGTGATCGGGAGCGCGACGCTGGTGTCGGCGGCTGACGGTGTCTGGGCCGCGAGGACGGAGGGGAGGAACGCGAGCGAGAACGCGAAGCGACGCAGGGGGGGCATGGCGGCGGGAGGTGGGGACCGACGTCGAACCTGTGGGAGGGGGGAGACGCTGGCAAGTCGGTCACGAACCATCAAGCGCACTGGCCCGCGTCGACCGGCGACTCCGTGGCGCTTTCGCGATGCCGAGTGCGCCTGTGGAGGCAAGGCATCCGTCCCGCGTCCCTCCGCCTGCCCTCGTGTTCGAGACACTGCTGAATCACCCGCTCATGGGAGGACGCGCCAGTAGCTGGCTTGCCCTCCTCGCCCGTCACCGCTTCGAGATTGATCCCCGGTACATCCCTCGTGCCCTCACGGTGTCGGCGGTCACGGCGCTCCTGGCCCCGCTCCGCCTGTTGCACCGCGTGCGCTTCGGAGGCGGATCCGCGATCGTGCCCTCTCGACCGCTGTTCATCATCGGACACTATCGCAGCGGGACCACGCACCTCAACAACCTGCTCGGCTGTGATCCGCAGTTTGCTACCATGGCCACGACGCAGGCTATCCTGCCAGAGCTCTTCCGTTTTGCGGCGATTCCGCGCGTCTTCCGCGCCGTGTTACCAGCGACCAGGCCGATGGACAACATGGCGATGGCGCCCGAGTTGCCCGAGGAGCCGGAGCATGCCCTCGGCGCGATGTCCCAGTCTTGCCTGTATCATGGCTTCTGCTTTCCGCGGGCTTTCCACGAGAACTACCGAAGCTGGGTGTCCTTCGAGTCCGGGGATCAGGACGGGGAGCGCGTGGCGCGCTGGCGCGACCAGTATCGTGTCCTCCTCGCGATGGCGTCGGGCGTTGGTGGCGGCCGGCCGGTGCTGGCGAAGAATCCGGCGGACACGGGGCGCGTGCCGCACCTGCTCCAGGCGTTTCCGGACGCGCGCCTGATCTTCCTGGTGCGTGATCCGGTCGTCACGTATGCGAGCACGCTCAAGTTCTATCGCGCGATGCTGGACGACTACGCCCTCCAGTCGATCGACCGCGCCGCGCTCAGGGAGATCGTTCTGGCCACGGGTGAGGCCATGCTTGGCGCCTATCTCCAGGCGCGGGACGCCGTCCCTGCGGGAGCGCTGGTCGAAGTGCGCTTTGAGGATCTGGAATCCAACCCTGAGGGGACGCTCGCCCGCGTCTATTCCTCCCTGGACCTCGACGGGTTCGAGAATGCGCGCCCATCCTTTGCGCGATACCTCCGTTCGCAGGAGGGTTATCGAAAGAACGCCTTCGACGTTCCGACTGACGAGGTGGCGGAGGTGCGGCGACGCTGGGGGCCGCTCTTTCACTTCTGGGGGTACGGGTCGCCGCCAGCCCGGCTTCTCGAACGCGTGCTGGTCCAAGGGGACGAATCGACCGGTTCGTGATCCGAGCCACATTGGATGACGTGAATTCGAGGATGCTCGCGCCATGAGGGGAAATCGAGCCCCAATCACATGTCATCCGATCGTCGCCGCATCGCCATCACGGGAATGGGTGCCGTTACCCCCATCGGGTGCGGCGTGGAAGAGTTCTGGCGTGCCCTGCACGCCGGGAAGAGCGGGGTGCGCCACGTCCGCAATCCGGCGCTGTTGCCGTTCGGGGTCTGCATAGGCGGCGAGGTCGACCTCCCGGCTGGTGCAAGCGGACTTCCTCCCAAGATGGAGCGCCGACTAGGGCGTCATATCATCCTCGGCGTCTCGGCAGCGAACGAAGCCATCACCCACGCGGGGTTCACCCCAGCGGAAATCACACGGGGTGGGCATCGGATCGGGGCCATCTTCGGGACGGGAGACGCCGGAGACGGTCTGCACTACCAGATGTCGCGGCGCATCGCCGAGGGGACCCTGGATTCGGTCGGAGCGTTCTATGCCGTTGGCGCGATTCCCGGGACGCCACCGGCCCTCTTCGCCAAGCAACATGGCCTGCGCGGGCCCAACTTCGCCGTCAGCTCCGCGTGCGCGAGCAGCAATCACGCGTTTGGGGTGGCCGCCGCCCTGATTCGTACCGGTCAGGCCGACGTGATTTTCGCCGGCGGAACGGAAGGCGTGGTGGACGTGCCGGCCATGGCCGGCTTTGGCGTGATCGGTGCCCTGTCGCGTCGCACCGGGGATCCCGCGGCGGCGAGCCGTCCCTTCGACACGGAGCGGGACGGGTTCGTCTTGGCGGAAGGCGCAGGGGTGTTGTGCCTGGAGGCGTGGGAACATGCCCGCGCGCGTGGGGCCACGATCTACGCCGAGTTGCGCGGGACGGCGTTTACCTGCGATGCGCACGACATGGTGAGGCCGCACCCTGACGGGGAGGGCGCCCAGCGGGCGATGGACGAGGCCTTGCGCGACGCCGGGCTCGCGCCCGCCGACATTCACCTGATCAACGCGCACGGGACCTCCACGCTCCTCGGTGATCTCGCCGAATCGCGGGCGCTGCACTCCATCTTTGGTCAGGGGAGCGGCGGCATCCCGGTGCACAGCACCAAGTCGATGACCGGGCACCTGATCGGCGCCGCCGGCGCGGTGGAGGCGATCGCGTCGATCCTCGCCATCACGCGCGGGGTGGTGCATCCGTCGATCAACGTCGACACCCCGGACCCCGCGCTGGACCTCAACGTGGTCCGCGAGGCGATGCAGGCACCCATCGCGCACGTCCTGTCCAACAACTTTGCGTTCGGCGGCCAGAACGCCACCATCATCCTGAGTCATCCCGATGCCTGACCTCCGCCAGCCGGGACGTCGCGTGGTGGTGACCGGGATGGCCACCATCAACCCGCTGGGTGACCAGCTCGACGCCTACCTCGAGGCGTTGCTCGCGGGGCGTTCCGGGATCGGTCCCTGGCGTACGCTGGACGCCCGGCACCTGGAGTGCCGGGTGGGCGGTGATCTCGGAGATTACGACACGGCTGCCGCATTGGCGCGGCTCCGTCCCCAACTCCCGGTTGCCATGGGACGCACGGCGCACCGCCTGATGCGCGCAACCAACTTTTCGGCGCGCCTGACCATGCTGACGGCACTCGACGCCTGGTGTCATGCGGGGTTGTCCGGGGCAGACGTTGATCGGTGGCGGGTGAGCGTCCCGGTGGGAGGCCACAACGTGAACTCGCGCTACATCGCCGAGAACGCCACGCGATATCGTGACGACCCCGACGCCATGGATGCACTCGCCGGGATTCACGGCCTGGACACCAACGTGGCCGGGTGCGTGGCGGAGGCGCTGCAGGCGCGTGGGCCGACGATGACCCTGGGCGGGGCGTGCGCGAGCGGGAACCTCGCCTTGCGGGCCGGCTGGCGGGACATCACGACAGGCGAGGCCGACATCGCGGTGGTGTGTGGGGCGCCGTTCGACATGACCGAGATGGACGTGCATGCGTCGGCGGTACTGAGCGCCGTGGTCGTCGATCCGACACTGCAGGAGGATCCGACGCGGGCGTCGCGACCGTTCGATGTCCGTCGCGCCGGGTTCGTGCCGTCGCATGGGGCCGCGACGATCGTGTTGGAATCGCTGGACCACGCCCGCGCCCGACACGCATCGATCCACGCGGAGCTCCTCGGCGTGCGGGCCAACGGCAACGCGTCGCACCTCCCCACCCCAAGCTGGGAGATGCAGGCCAAGCTCATTCGCGCGCTCCTGGATGGAACCGGAGTGGCCGCCGACCAGGTGGATTATGTGAACTGTCATGCCACAAGTACGCCGCTGGGCGACGGTGAGGAGTCGCGGGCTTTGCGCGAGGTCTTCGGGGCCCACGCCGCCCGGCTGCGAGTCAATGCGCCCAAGTCGATGCTGGGGCACACCTGCTGGGCGGCGCCGCTGGTCGAGACCATTGGCGGCATCCTCCAGATGCGGGCCGGTCGCCTGCACCCGTCGATCAACGTGGACACGCAGGATCCGGCGATCGAGCTGGACGTCTGTCGCGAGGGAGCCGTGGACTGCGACGCGCAGGTGATGCTGAAGAACGCCTTCGGTTTTGGCGGGATCAACTGCAGCAGCCTGTTTGCGCGGGAGGCCGCATGAGCCGCCCCGGGGTGCTGGTGACCGGTGGCTCCCGCGGAATCGGGCGGGCCATCGTCGGGGAACTCGTCGCGGCCGGATACCCCTGCTGTTTCACCTGGGTGCAGGACCAGGCGGCCGCCGAGGCGACACTCGCGGGGGTGCGGGAGCGACATCCCGGGGCCATGGTCGAGTGCCTGCAGCTCGACGTGCGTGATCCCGCGGCGGTCGACGCCGCGGTGGACCAGGCGACCGAACGACTGGGGACCATCGGCGGGTTGGTCAACAACGCGGCGATCGTGCGGAACAACGCGGCCGTGATGATGAGCAATGAGGAATGGGACGACGTCCTGCGTACCGACCTCTTCGGACCGTTTTATGTGGCGCGGGCGCTGCTCATGCACTTCCTGTCGCGCCGCGATGGGCGGATCGTGAACATCAGCTCGGTGGCGGCCGGTGGGTGCAGCGGTGGGGTGAACTACGCGGCGGCGAAGTCGGGGTTGGAGGGTATGACCCGCACCCTCGCCCGCGAGTATGGGAGCCGCGGGGTGCGCTGCAATGCGGTCAGTGTCGGGTACGTGCCGACCGACCTGACGGCGGCGAGTCTCTCGCCGCAGTTGGAGCGCTACTGGACGGAGTATTGCCCGCTCCGCCGTGTGGCCACGGGTGAAGAGGTGGCACGGGTCGTCCGCTTTCTCCTGTCGGACGACGCCTCGTTCGTGAACGGCGAAGTGCTCTCGGTCGCCGGCGGCCTGACGTACTCGCCATGACCACGCGCCCGGTAGGCATCGATGCCCTGAACCTGTACGGCGGGTCGATGGCGCTCGCCCTCGCCGACCTCGCACGCGCGCGTGGGGTAGACCCCGGTCGCACCCTCGGCGGCTTGATGGTCGAGCAGCGAGCGGTGTTCCCACCGTGGGAGGACGTCGTGACGATGGCGGCGACGGCAGCCCGTCCCCTGGTCGAGGAAATGGACCGGGCCGAGATCGGCCTCCTGGTCGTCGGGACCGAAAGCGGCATCGACTACGGCAAGCCGATCTCCACGCAACTGCTGAATCTGCTTGGGCTCGGCAGCCACATCCGCAATTATGAGGTGAAACACGCCTGCTACAGCGGCGTGGCCGCGCTGACGATCGCGCTCGACTGGATTCGCGCGGGACACCATCGGGGCCGCAAGGCGCTGGTGATTGCGAGCGATGCCAGTCGGGAGCACCTCGGCGAGTTGCACGAGTATGTCCTTGGCGGCTGCGCGACGGCGATGGTGGTCAGCGATGCGCCGCGAGTGCTGGAGTGTGACCCCGCCCGCGGTACTTGGTCGTGCCATCGCTACGACACGTTCCGGCCCACGGCCATTCGCGAGGTGGGGAACGGCGACCTCAGCCTGCTCACGTACCTCGAGGCGCTGGAGGAGTCCTGGACCGACTACTGCAGCGTGGTCCCGGACACGCGCTTCACCGACGACTTCGATCGCCTGGTCTTTCACACTCCGTTCGCCGGCATGGCGAGCCAGGCCCATCGCACCCTGTGCGGGGTCGTCGGGTACCGCGGGCGCGCGGCCATCGCCGAGGACTTCGCACGGCGCGTGCGGCCGTCGCTGGCCTTTGCCCAGGCGTTAGGCAGCCCGTACGCGTCGTCAAACTTTGCCGCGCTCGCCAGCCTCGTCGGCACGGATCCGGAGCTGCCCGAGGGAGCCCGGGTGGGATGCTTTAGCTATGGGTCGGGAGCCATAGGGGAGTGGTATCGCGTGCGCGTGATGCCGGGCGCCCGCGCGGTCGTTGCGCGACGTGGCATCCCATCGGCCCTCGCCGAACGGCGCACCGTGACGGTGGCTGAGTATGAGGCCAACGAACGCGCCCGCACCGTGATCGTCGACGCACCGGGGGCGACGCCGGCACGCGACGTGGTGCCGGGGCTGATGGCAACTCACTACGACGGGCGACCGCGGCTCGTCCTCGAGGAAGTCCGCGACTACCAGCGCATCTATCGTTGGGGGGACCAGTGATATTGGCGCGCGACACCGCCCCCATCATCACCATCACGCTGGGCACGCCGGAACAGCCGTGCTGGCTCGACCACGCAACGCTCGACGTGATCGAGGCGGGCCTCACCACGGCACGTGGCGACGCGCGGGCCATCGTGCTGCGCGGCAGCAGGAACGCCTTCTGCCTGGGTATGGCGTCGCCGGAGCATCCCGAGCCGGGCGCACTCCAGGCAGGCATCAATCGCTTTGTCGAGGTGCTCGAGGGCCTTCGCAACGGCCCCCTGCCCGTCATCGCCGTGGTCGAGGGGCCCGTGCGTGGTGGGGGACTCGCGTTGCTCGCGGTGGCGGATGTGGTCATCGCCACCCCCGCCGCGAGCTGCCAGCTCCCCGAGTTGTTCCTCGGCCTCGTGCCCGGCGTGGTGGGAGCGTACCTCGTCCCCGCTCGACTTTCGGAAGGGCGTATGCGGTACCTCGCCCAGTCCGGTGCAACGCGCACCGCTGAGGACGCGTGCCAGGATGGCCTCTTCGACGAGGTGGTGGCCGCCGACGCGCTGGAGCGTCGACTGCGAGAGCTGCTGCGCCAGGTTGGCCGTGCCTCTCAGCGTGCCCTGCAACGCGGACGACGTCTCCTTGCATCGGGACCCGCCACCGGCCGCGCTCGACGTGTTCGCCAGGGCGCGGCCGAGTTGGTGTCCCTGGCATGCGGGAGTACCACCACCGAACACCAGCTCGACGCCCCCGTGGGCCATGCGTCCGACCGCCCCACGCCGCCGGTGACGTGGTCCGTCATCGAACCTGGAATTGCACAAGTCACCATGTGCGATGCAGCGAGTGGGAACGCACTGTCTGCGCCGATGTTGGCCGGCCTGCGCGCAGCCCTCGCCGAGGTCAGTCGCTGCGAGAGCCTCTCGGTGTGCATTCTCGCGGGAACACCGTCGGTGTTCAGCAGTGGGGCGACCGCCGAGACGCTGCACCATGCCGCCGCGGGTCGCGTGGACCTGGCGGAGGTCGAACTGGCTGGTGTGGTGCTCGATGCGGATGTACCGGTGGTGGCCGCCGTCGAAGGACACGCCGTGGGTGGCGGCCTGGTCCTCGCGGCCGCGTGCGACGTGACGATCCTGGCGAGCGAGTCACGGTATGGCGCGACCTTCACCCGGCTCGGCATCACCCCGGGGATGGGATGCACGGCACTGTTGGAAGAGCTGGTGGGTCCCGGGCTCGCCCGTGAGATGATGTATACGGGCCGAACCTGGCGCGGCGCCGACCTCCTGCGCCGCGGCGTGCCGGGCGTGCGGGTGCTCCCCCGGGCCGACGTATTGACGGCTGCCCTGGACCTGGCCCGCGACATGTGTGGCTCGACCCCACGGGTGTCCCGCCTCCTCAAGCAGACGTTGGCCGTCTCCCGACGCGAACGCGTGGACGCGGCACTGGCGCTCGAGCGAGCGGCGCACCGGGACATCCTCGAACATCCGGAGACGGCCCAGGTCATCCTGGCGCGTGTCCCCGTCGCGGAGCCGCTCGCATGATCGACCTGTCTGGGCGCTGGGCGCTGGTCACCGGTGGCACGCGGGGCATCGGTCGCGCGGCCGGGCTCGAGCTGGCGCGGGCCGGTGCGCGGTGTGTGCTGACGCACCGCTGGGGATCGGTAGACCCCGACGCGCTCGTCGCGGACTACGCGGCAATTGGTGCCCAAACGCCACTCATTGTCGAGGCGGACGTGTCGCGCGATGCGGATACGGTCGCCCTCCTCGACGCGATCCGCCAGCATACCGATCATCTCGACATCTTCGTCAGCAATGCGGGCCTCTCAGCCCGCGTGAACTCGCTGGAAGACTATCAATGGCCAGCGCTCCAGCGCACGCTCTCCTACGGCGCGTGGCCCCTTGCACGCTATCTGCAACTCATGCAGGAACGACTCGGCCGCTACCCACGGCACGTCATCGCCGTGTCGAGCGACGGCCCTGACCACTTCTACCCGGGCTACGACTTCGTCGCGACATCCAAGGCCGTGCTCGAGCAACTCGCGAAGGCCCTCGCGATGCACCTGGCTCCCCATGACGTCCAGGTGAATGCCGTGCGGTTCGGCCTCGTGGATACCGAGGCCACTCGGGCCTTCTTTGGAGATCTCCCGTCGTGGTTGCAGCAACTGGGCATCGACGGCGCCATGGTGCTGTCCCCGGAAGCCTGCGGTCGCGCGATCGTCGCCCTCTGCTCCGGGTACCTCGACGCCCTGACCGGACAGGTCATCACCGTGGACGGCGGCAGCGGCTACCGCAACAACCTCATCGTGCTACACCAGGCGGCGCAACGTCGCCCTGCTGTTCCTTCCACCCCCTGATTGGAGCCCCTCATGAACAAGGACGACATCGTGCAGGTCATTGTGAAGAACATTCGCGAGAACGTCGAGGATGTGGGCAGCGCCGAGATTGACCCCACGCGCTCCATGGAAGCGTACGGGGCCAACTCACTGGACGTGATCGAGATCGTGTCCTGCTCCATGCGCGACCTCAAGATCAAGGTGCCGCGCACCGAACTCGCGCAGATCCGCACGGTGGACGAACTGGCAGACAAGTTCCTGCAGCACATGCAGGCGGCGTAGGCCCAACCATGGACGCCTACCGCTATAGCCTCGCGGACTTCTACGCGAGCGACAGCCCGTCGGTGGTCGAACCGCCGACCGATTGGAGCGCGTGGCTCGCCGAGCCCGAGACGCAGGCGTGCATGGCGTTCTTCGAGCAGCCGCTGCTCGCGGCACCGCGTGCGGCCACGCGTATCGCCTCCCGGTTTGACGGCACGGCACGCGACGTCATCAATCTCACGTCGTACAACTACCTCGGCCTTGCCACCCATCCGGAGGTCATCGGGGCGGCCCGTGACGCCCTCGAGACCTACGGTCTCGGGGCATCCGGCGCGGCGATGTTGTCGGGAACGTATGACCTGCACGTGCGTCTCGCCGAGCAGCTCGCCGCCTTCAAGGGCCGGGAAGCCTGCGCCCTGTTCTCCGGCGGCCTGATGGCCAACTACGGGGCGCTGCAGGGCATGCTGCGCCGCGGGGACGTGCTGGTGATGGACGAGAAGTGCCACCAGAGCATCATCGACGGTGGCACACTCGCCCGCGCCCGGAACGTCTTCTTTCGGCACAATGATCCCGACGCCTTGGCTGCCGTCCTGGAAGCCCATCGCGGCAAGCGCGTCCTGGTGGCCGTCGAGGGGGTCTACTCCATGGACGGTGACCTCGGCGACCTCACGCGACTGGCCCCGGTGTGCGCCGCCTATGGCGCGCCGCTGTATGTGGACGAGGCACACAGCAGCCTCCTGTTCGGTCGCACGGGACGGGGCATCGCCGAACTGCAGGGGGTCGAGGACCAGGTGGCGGTCACCTTTGGTACCCTCAGCAAGGCCTTTGGCGGGGTGGGTGGCTTTATCTGCAGCACCAGCGCCATCGTGCGCTACATCAAGTCATACGCGTCGGCGTATGCATTCTCCTGTGCGCCGTCGCCGGTCGTCGTGGCCGGCTGCCTCAAGGCGCTCGAGGTTGCGACCCGCGACCACCAGTTGCAGGATCGCCTGTGGCACAACGTGGCGCGCGTGCGCGCCAACCTCGAGGCCATGCAGCTGAACCTCGGGGACTCTGCCTCGCAGGTCATCCCGATCATCATCGGCGAGTCAGCGGAGCTCCTGTTTGACATGGCGCGACGCGTCCAGGAGCGCGGCGTGTTCCTCCAGCCGGTGGACTACCCGGCCGTCCCCGCCGACCAACGGCGGTTTCGGCTCTCGGTGACTGCCATGCTCACCGACGCACAAATCGATGAGGCGTGCAACGTGATCGAGGACGAGATTGCCCAGGGGGTGCGGCGATGACGTCGGTGGCCGAGCCCGAACGGCCGGACGTGCGACGCGCGCGGCGCGTGCCCATCGCTGACCTCGCGTCCGTGACCCCCACCTCCGTGGACCGCGAGGGGATCGAGCGGCTCATCCCCCATCGCGCCCCGTTCCTGCTGATCGATCGGCTCACGCACTGCGAGCCCGCGCGTGGACTGATCGCCGGTGAACGAGCAGTCGCTGTCGATGATCCTGTCTTCCGCGGCCATTTCCCTGGTGAACCGGTGTATCCCGGGTCACTGCAGATCGAGGCGGCCGGGCAGTTGGCCCTGTGCCTGGAGGGCCTGCTGGCCTCCACGACCACGGACGGCGGTCCCCGCCAGGTCCGCGCGATCGGCGTGCGTGAGGCACGGTTCGTCTTCCCCGTGCGTCCTGGCGATACGCTCACGCTGATCGCCCAGCGGCTCGGGCACGA encodes the following:
- a CDS encoding SDR family oxidoreductase, encoding MIDLSGRWALVTGGTRGIGRAAGLELARAGARCVLTHRWGSVDPDALVADYAAIGAQTPLIVEADVSRDADTVALLDAIRQHTDHLDIFVSNAGLSARVNSLEDYQWPALQRTLSYGAWPLARYLQLMQERLGRYPRHVIAVSSDGPDHFYPGYDFVATSKAVLEQLAKALAMHLAPHDVQVNAVRFGLVDTEATRAFFGDLPSWLQQLGIDGAMVLSPEACGRAIVALCSGYLDALTGQVITVDGGSGYRNNLIVLHQAAQRRPAVPSTP
- a CDS encoding aminotransferase class I/II-fold pyridoxal phosphate-dependent enzyme, which gives rise to MDAYRYSLADFYASDSPSVVEPPTDWSAWLAEPETQACMAFFEQPLLAAPRAATRIASRFDGTARDVINLTSYNYLGLATHPEVIGAARDALETYGLGASGAAMLSGTYDLHVRLAEQLAAFKGREACALFSGGLMANYGALQGMLRRGDVLVMDEKCHQSIIDGGTLARARNVFFRHNDPDALAAVLEAHRGKRVLVAVEGVYSMDGDLGDLTRLAPVCAAYGAPLYVDEAHSSLLFGRTGRGIAELQGVEDQVAVTFGTLSKAFGGVGGFICSTSAIVRYIKSYASAYAFSCAPSPVVVAGCLKALEVATRDHQLQDRLWHNVARVRANLEAMQLNLGDSASQVIPIIIGESAELLFDMARRVQERGVFLQPVDYPAVPADQRRFRLSVTAMLTDAQIDEACNVIEDEIAQGVRR
- a CDS encoding acyl carrier protein, with amino-acid sequence MNKDDIVQVIVKNIRENVEDVGSAEIDPTRSMEAYGANSLDVIEIVSCSMRDLKIKVPRTELAQIRTVDELADKFLQHMQAA
- a CDS encoding beta-hydroxyacyl-ACP dehydratase, whose product is MTSVAEPERPDVRRARRVPIADLASVTPTSVDREGIERLIPHRAPFLLIDRLTHCEPARGLIAGERAVAVDDPVFRGHFPGEPVYPGSLQIEAAGQLALCLEGLLASTTTDGGPRQVRAIGVREARFVFPVRPGDTLTLIAQRLGHDDLMASALVQTLVGTRVCAVALIECVFIPKPAAGSAA